A region of the Rhizobium binae genome:
CGTAGGTCGAGATGATGTCCTCGATGCCCCAGAAGAAATGGTTTGCATATCTGAACCCGGTGTCGGGCTTGCCTCCCTGCGGGAACAGCCAGCCCTGCCATGGGTCCATTGTCGTAATCGAAGGCACCCCGGCGAGTTCGCACTGGGCACTGACGTTCTTGATGCCCAAAGCCCCCTGGGCGAGAACGAGGTTCACCTCGTCGGAATTGATGAGCTGCTGGGTCGCGCTTGTCGAGCGATCCGGATTGGTCTGGTCGTCGATATCGATGATCTCGACTTCATAGGTCTTGCCATTGTTGACGAGGCCGCTTTTCAAAGCCTCCCGCACCTGTTTGAGCAGGAACGGATCCGCTTCGGCAAAGGTCGCGTAAATTCCGGTGACCGGGCTGACATATCCGATCTTCAGTTTGGCTGCTTGAGCCAATGCGGGAGCGGGAAAGATGCTCGAAGCAGCCATTCCCGCTGCTCCGGCGGCAGCAGATCCTAGAAGTGTGCGGCGCGTGATGAGCGCGGCATTTCGCGTAGTGATGCTCATTAGAGTTCCCCTTATTTTTGCGGGGGGTACGATCCGTCCGATCGAGGATCTGCACCATCCACAAAAATGTGGATGCTGCTCGAGAGACTGAACCGATAGCTTTCTTGTCCTGAGCGTAGCCTGAGACGGATCGAACTCTGCGATCGGAGAGGCCACGCGGCAAGAAACATGCGGGGAGGAACGACATGTTGGAAATAAAGCAGATTATCGGGGGCAACTCGGTCGCCGCCGTCTCCGGAAAGACCTTCGACAGGATCGATCCATTCACTGGCAAGGTTGCGACCCGCGCCCCGGCATCCGGCATAGAGGATGTCCAGAAGGCAGTGGCTGCGGCGCATTCCGCCTTCCCCGCCTGGTCGAAGAGGGGTCCCGGCGAGCGCAGGGCGTTGCTGATGAAGGCCGCTGATAACCTTGCGTCGAAGGTCGAAGAATTCATCAGGATCACGATCGAGGAGACAGGCGGCACCGCGCCTTGGGCCGGCTTCAATACCATGCTTGCAGCGGGGATATTGCGGGAGGCTGCGGCGATGACCACGCAGGTTGTTGGCGAAGTCATTCCGTCGGACAAGCCCGGCACCTTGTCCATGGGCGTACGCCAGGCCGCAGGCGTTTGCCTGGGGATAGCGCCGTGGAACGCGCCTATCATCCTTGGTACGCGGGCGATCGCCATGGCGCTCGCCTGCGGCAATACCGTTATCCTCAAGGCATCGGAATCCTGCCCGGGAGTGCACATGCTGATCGGCCAGGCGCTGAACGAAGCGGGTTTCCCTGCCGGGGTGGTCAATGTCATCTCCAATGCGCCGGAGGATGCCGCCGCCGTCGTCGAAGCCCTGATCGCGGCGCCGGAGGTCAGGCGTGTGAATTTCACCGGATCGACCCATGTCGGGCGCCGTATCGGCGAGCTTTGCGGGCGGCATCTCAAGCCCGCTCTCCTGGAACTCGGCGGCAAGGCGCCGATGGTGGTTCTGGACGATGCCGATGTTGATGCCGCGGTCAACGGGGCGATCTTCGGGGCCTTTGCGAATATGGGTCAGATTTGCATGTCGACCGAGCGGATCATTGTTCACAAGAACATCGCCGACGAATTCGTCGCCAAGCTTTGCGACCGTGCTTCGAAACTACCTGCCGGCGATCCCCGCGGTCATGTGGTTCTCGGGTCTCTCGTCACCACGGAGGCGGCGGTGAAAATGGAGGAATTCATCGCCGACGCCGTGGCCAAGGGCGCCAAGCTCGTCGCCGGCGGAAAGCGGACCGGCTCCGTGGTCGAGGCGACGCTGCTCGACAATGTGAAGAGCGGCATGCGCTGCTATGGCGAGGAAAGCTTCGGTCCGGTCAAGCCGATCATCCGGGTCGCCGACGACGAAGAAGCGATCCGTGTCGCCAACGATACCGAATATGGTCTGTCAGCCGCCGTCTTCAGCCGTGACCCGCAGCGGGCGATGGCGGTCGCCGCTCGGATCGAAAGCGGCATCTGCCACATCAACGGGCCGACCGTGCATGACGAGGCGCAGATGCCCTTCGGTGGGGTCAAGGGTTCCGGTTACGGTCGTTTCGGGGGCAAGGCGGCGATCAACGAATTCACTGATCTGCGCTGGATCACGATCGAAGATCCGCACCAGCACTACCCCTTCTGAACCCTCGAACAGGAGCAGGCCAAATTGAAGGATGTGTTCAGTGTTGAAGATTTTCGGATGAGGGCGAAAAATTTCCTTCCCAAGATGGTCTTCGATTATTTGGAGGGTGGATCAGAGGGCGAGTCTGGCCTCTCTCGAAATGTGAACGCTTTTGGAAAATGGAACTTCGTCCCCAGGCGCCTTGCCGATGTTAGCAAATGCTCGCTGGAGACTACGTTGCTTGGAAGGGGATACAGTCTCCCCTTCTATGTTTCTCCGACCGGACTGAACGGCCTCATCCGCCCTGACGGGGACCGAATCTTGGCCCAGGCGGCGGCCAAGGCGGGCATTCCCTTTGTTCTCTCCACCGCGTCGAACTTGTCGATTGAGGACATCGCTGCATCGGGGGATGGCGAACGTTGGTTCCAGTTGTACGTACTGCATCGAGATATTGCCAAGACGATGTGCCAAAGGGCTCTGACCGCTGGTTACGAAGCACTGATCTTGACTGTTGATGTCCCAGTCAACGGATATCGAGAGCGGGACATGCGCAACAGGTTCGCATTACCGGCAACATATGGTCTGCGAACGCTGGCAGACGGGTTGATGCATCCACGATGGTCTATCAATTTTCTGAGAAGCGGAACGCCTAAACTCCGAAATTTCGAAACTCTGGAAGCCCAGGGCCCGGAAGCGCAGGCCGCATTGTTGAAAAGACAGATGGATGCGAGCTTCGATTGGGACGCGTTACGGCAGCTTCGTGAATGGTGGCCCAAGAAGTTGATGGTAAAGGGCGTGCTCCGGGCCGAAGACGCAGTCCAATGCGCTGCCTGCGGTGTGGATGCGTTGATAGTCTCAAATCACGGCGCTCGACAACTGGACGGAACTATCTCTCCCTTGGAAGTGCTTGCGGAGATTGCCGCTAGTGTCCAGATCCCAATTCTGTTGGACAGTGGCATCAGGCGTGGGGCGGACGCGCTTACCAGCCTCTGCTTGGGCGCTACAATTGTGGGCCTGGGGCGAGCGATACTTTATGCCTTGGCGTCCGACGGCGAGCGGGGTGTTGAACGATGCCTTGAAATCTTAACCGATGAATTGAAGCGCGGCATGGCCCTGCTGGGGGCATCAAGCATAACCCAGCTCGACCACACTCTTGTCAGGCGGTCGAATTGGGCTTGATTGGGGCGTTCGACGGCGGGCCGTTAGCCGGCATAAAGGCCGCCGATCGCCTTGCGCCGAAGCCGGAGCGGCGGCACGGTCACCGTCGCCGGAGATCGTGCGCGAAACGTTACTGAACCGCAGTGGGCGTCTTGAACTAGGGTTTCGCCGGTGCGTTGAGAAGCGGAACCGGCGAGATCACCGGGTTTGGCCACGAGCCGCCGATGAAGAACTGCAGAAGCGGCAGCTCTGCTGCCTTGGCCGGATCGGTTGCCTCCAGCGATCCGGACAGCGCCAGCCCGTTTGACTGATAGGTGATGAGACCGGATAGTGTCAGCGTCTGTGCAGGCCCGGTGATATGGGCATCGTCGATCTCGGCCGAACCATTGGCGAAATCGGCCTGGAGGTCCAGCTGGCTGAAGGTGAAGGCGCCGCCTGCCGCAGCACTCAGCGGAAAGAATGCCTTTTCGGCGGCCTGGCTCCGCAGCGCTGCGGCGTCGATGCCGGGGATCGTGCCCTCCTTCGTCCAGAAGTGCAGCCTGCCGGTGACGTCGCCAAGGCCGGTCGTCCATATCGCCTTCGGCGACTGCAGGTCGAGATCGAGCGACCCCGTCGAAAGCGGCAGCGGCCCCTTGAGCTGCAGCCGCTCGGCAAGGGCGGCGAAGTCGGCATCGCGGATCGACAGCTGCAATTTGCCGCCGCCGGCGAAATCGCGCCGCGTCGCTTCTAGATGCGCGCTCATTTCACCGCCTTCGAAGGCGCTGTCGCCGATATCGAATTTCGCCTCGCCGCCAGTCACGATCATGCTGGCGCCGACATTGGAAAGCTCGAAGAGGCCCATCTGCGCGCGTCGGGCCGAAAGCCTGACATCGATATCGAGCAGTTGCGGCGGTTCGCGCATGCCGGAGATTTCCTCCGCCTGGCCGGCGGCAAGCCTGAGCGCAAAGGCGTCGAGGAACGGCTTGAGGTTCATCTGGTCGAAGGCGAGCGTGCCGCCGATCTTCGGACGTTTGCCGGCTTCGGTCGAAAGGTCCATGACGCCGGTGGCGCTTGCCTCGTTCAGCGACAGGCTGAGTTCGTTGAAGCGCAGCCCGCTGCCCGACGAGATGATGTCGGATTCCAGCGACGCGCTCTTCAGCGTCCCGATGCCGGGGATCGATTTGCCCGACCATTTGAGAAGCGCCGGCACATCGGGAATGCTGACGGCGATATTGCCGGAAAGGGCCGAGAGGCTGACGATGCTGGCAATTCCTCGGAAATGCGCGGTCAGCAGGTTTGACGTCAGCGATGTCCGCGTCTCGGCGCTCTTGCCGGCAAAGGCGAGCAGCGGCTGGCGCGAGGCGAAATCGACCTTCAGGTCCTCGCCGTTGATGCGGGCGATGACGACAGCCGAGATCGCGCCCGAGAGCCGCGGCCAGGCGATATCGGCCGTGACGCTGTCGAAATGATAGATCTTGGCGCTCATGATGTCGGTGACGGCTAGCGTGCCGTCTTCGACGGTCACCGCGCCGATCTCGGCATCGAGAGCCGGATCGAGCACCTCGGCTCCGTTTTCGTAACGCGCGCCGTTGATCGCACGGGCAAGAAGACCGGCATAACTCCAGTCGATCAGGCCTTTTTCGTCACGCGTCAGCGCCAGGCTGGGGCGCAGCAGATGGAATTCGTGGAAGCTGGTTCGGCCTCTCAGCGCATCGATGAGGCTGAAATCGGCCGAGAGGCTTTCAATTCTGCCGAGCAGCTTGTCGCCGCTCTCGCGCGGCTGCCGGATCGTGACCTCGTTCAGCGTGATGCGTGGCGTCGGCCAGAACTCAAGAACCGGATCGCCTTTGATCTCGGCCTGATACCCTGTCCATTTCGACAGCGCGTCCTCGATGCCGGAGCGCACGAAGCCGGTCGTGATGAGATAGGGCGCGGCCACCCTCAGCGCCACGAAGAGCCCAAGGGCAATCAGTAGCAGCACGGTTGAAAGACGCGCGAAAGTCGGCAGCCAGCGCGAAACGGGTCCGATCTTTCTGCGCCACCTGCGATGTCTTGACGTACCCATGATCTCCGCCGGTCATCAGCCGGTTAAGCCGTTAAGCGCTGATTTCGCCGGATATAGGAAATATCAGGCTGATGCAAATACCTCCAGCGCGGCGCGTTCGCGGGTATTTTGAATCGCGCTGAAATGGGGTCCGCTTTCTCACCTGTTCGCCGGGCGTCGGATCTGGTCGGGTTCGGGCCCTTTATAATGCAATGCAGCATGATATAAGGACGACATTGGGGAGGAGGATTGAATGCAGGACAACAGACCACTGTGGGTGCCATCGGACGAAGCCGTCGCAAAAAGCCCGATCCATGCCTTCATGCAGCGCTGCAACGCCGACTTCGGGCTATCGCTTTCAGGCTTTGAGGACCTGCATGCATGGTCGGTCGCCGAGCGCGAGAAATTCTGGTCAACCGTCTGGGATTTCTGCGGCGTCAAGGGAAAACGCGGGGCGGAAGTGCTTGTCGACGGCGACAGCATGCTCGGCGCCCGCTTCTTTCCCGATGCGACGCTGAATTTCGCCGAAAACCTGCTGCCCGGCCGCGGCGAGGGCGACGCCATCGTCTTTCGCGGCGAGGATAAGGTCGAGGATCGCTGGTCGTGGGATCGGCTGCGCGCGCTGGTGTCGAAGCTGCAGCAAGCCTTCAAGGCGCAGGGTATCGGTAAAGGCGACCGCATCGCAGCCATGATGCCGAACATGCCGGAAACCGTCGCCGCCATGCTGGCGGCTGCCTCGATCGGCGCCATCTGGTCGTCCTGTTCCCCCGACTTCGGCGAGCAGGGCGTGCTCGACCGGTTCGGCCAGATCGGGCCGAAGCTCTTCATCGCCTGCGATGCCTATTGGTATTCCGGCAAGCTGCAGGATGTCGGCGCCAAGGTCGCCGCTGTGGCGAAAAGCTTGGGTGTCCCCACACTCGTCGTCCACTATGCCGGCGATGCCGAGGCGGTGGCGAGCAACACGCCAGGCGCTTCGACGCTGGAAGCCTTCATCGCGCCCTATGAGGCGGGCGAGATCGAATTCACCCAACTCGGCTTCGCCCATCCTCTCTACATCCTCTTTTCCTCGGGCACGACAGGCGTGCCGAAATGCATCGTCCATTCGGCCGGCGGCACGCTGTTGCAGCATCTCAAGGAGCAACGTCTGCATTGCGGCCTTGAGGCCGGCGAGAGGCTCTTCTACTTCACCACCTGCGGCTGGATGATGTGGAATTGGCTGGTCAGCGGGCTCGCCAGCGGCGCGACCCTCTGCCTGTTCGACGGTTCGCCGTTTGCCCCTGACGGCAACGTGCTGTTCGACTATGCCGAGACCGAAAAATTCGTAATCTTCGGCACCTCGGCGAAATATATCGATGCGGTGCGCAAAGGCGGGCTGACGCCGCGCCAGAGCCATGATCTTTCCAGCCTGCGGCTGATGACGTCGACCGGTTCGCCGCTGTCGCCGGAGGGCTTCACCTTCGTCTATGAAGGCATCAAGAAGGATGTGCAACTCGCCTCGATTTCCGGCGGCACCGATATCGTCTCCTGTTTCGTGCTCGGCAATCCGCTGCAGCCGGTGTGGCGCGGCGAGATCCAGGGGCCGGGCCTCGGCCTTGCCGTCGACGTCTGGAACGATGACGGCAAGCCGGTGCGCGGCGAGAAGGGCGAACTCGTCTGCACGAAGGCCTTCCCGTCGATGCCCGTCATGTTCTGGAACGATCCTGACGGCGCCAAATATCGCGCCGCCTATTTCGACCGGTTCGACGATGTCTGGTGCCACGGCGATTTCGCCGAATGGACGGAACATGGCGGCCTGATCATCCACGGCCGTTCGGATGCGACGCTCAATCCCGGCGGCGTGCGCATCGGCACGGCCGAAATCTACAATCAGGTCGAGCAGATGGAGGAGGTGGCCGAGGCGCTATGCATCGGCCAGGAATGGGATGATGACGTGCGCGTCATCCTGTTCGTTCGCCTGGCAGCGGGCGTGACGCTGACCGAGGACCTCGTCAAGGCGATCAAGACACGGATACGCACCGGCGCCTCGCC
Encoded here:
- a CDS encoding aldehyde dehydrogenase, translating into MLEIKQIIGGNSVAAVSGKTFDRIDPFTGKVATRAPASGIEDVQKAVAAAHSAFPAWSKRGPGERRALLMKAADNLASKVEEFIRITIEETGGTAPWAGFNTMLAAGILREAAAMTTQVVGEVIPSDKPGTLSMGVRQAAGVCLGIAPWNAPIILGTRAIAMALACGNTVILKASESCPGVHMLIGQALNEAGFPAGVVNVISNAPEDAAAVVEALIAAPEVRRVNFTGSTHVGRRIGELCGRHLKPALLELGGKAPMVVLDDADVDAAVNGAIFGAFANMGQICMSTERIIVHKNIADEFVAKLCDRASKLPAGDPRGHVVLGSLVTTEAAVKMEEFIADAVAKGAKLVAGGKRTGSVVEATLLDNVKSGMRCYGEESFGPVKPIIRVADDEEAIRVANDTEYGLSAAVFSRDPQRAMAVAARIESGICHINGPTVHDEAQMPFGGVKGSGYGRFGGKAAINEFTDLRWITIEDPHQHYPF
- a CDS encoding alpha-hydroxy-acid oxidizing protein, whose protein sequence is MFSVEDFRMRAKNFLPKMVFDYLEGGSEGESGLSRNVNAFGKWNFVPRRLADVSKCSLETTLLGRGYSLPFYVSPTGLNGLIRPDGDRILAQAAAKAGIPFVLSTASNLSIEDIAASGDGERWFQLYVLHRDIAKTMCQRALTAGYEALILTVDVPVNGYRERDMRNRFALPATYGLRTLADGLMHPRWSINFLRSGTPKLRNFETLEAQGPEAQAALLKRQMDASFDWDALRQLREWWPKKLMVKGVLRAEDAVQCAACGVDALIVSNHGARQLDGTISPLEVLAEIAASVQIPILLDSGIRRGADALTSLCLGATIVGLGRAILYALASDGERGVERCLEILTDELKRGMALLGASSITQLDHTLVRRSNWA
- a CDS encoding AsmA family protein; its protein translation is MGTSRHRRWRRKIGPVSRWLPTFARLSTVLLLIALGLFVALRVAAPYLITTGFVRSGIEDALSKWTGYQAEIKGDPVLEFWPTPRITLNEVTIRQPRESGDKLLGRIESLSADFSLIDALRGRTSFHEFHLLRPSLALTRDEKGLIDWSYAGLLARAINGARYENGAEVLDPALDAEIGAVTVEDGTLAVTDIMSAKIYHFDSVTADIAWPRLSGAISAVVIARINGEDLKVDFASRQPLLAFAGKSAETRTSLTSNLLTAHFRGIASIVSLSALSGNIAVSIPDVPALLKWSGKSIPGIGTLKSASLESDIISSGSGLRFNELSLSLNEASATGVMDLSTEAGKRPKIGGTLAFDQMNLKPFLDAFALRLAAGQAEEISGMREPPQLLDIDVRLSARRAQMGLFELSNVGASMIVTGGEAKFDIGDSAFEGGEMSAHLEATRRDFAGGGKLQLSIRDADFAALAERLQLKGPLPLSTGSLDLDLQSPKAIWTTGLGDVTGRLHFWTKEGTIPGIDAAALRSQAAEKAFFPLSAAAGGAFTFSQLDLQADFANGSAEIDDAHITGPAQTLTLSGLITYQSNGLALSGSLEATDPAKAAELPLLQFFIGGSWPNPVISPVPLLNAPAKP
- a CDS encoding acetoacetate--CoA ligase — protein: MQDNRPLWVPSDEAVAKSPIHAFMQRCNADFGLSLSGFEDLHAWSVAEREKFWSTVWDFCGVKGKRGAEVLVDGDSMLGARFFPDATLNFAENLLPGRGEGDAIVFRGEDKVEDRWSWDRLRALVSKLQQAFKAQGIGKGDRIAAMMPNMPETVAAMLAAASIGAIWSSCSPDFGEQGVLDRFGQIGPKLFIACDAYWYSGKLQDVGAKVAAVAKSLGVPTLVVHYAGDAEAVASNTPGASTLEAFIAPYEAGEIEFTQLGFAHPLYILFSSGTTGVPKCIVHSAGGTLLQHLKEQRLHCGLEAGERLFYFTTCGWMMWNWLVSGLASGATLCLFDGSPFAPDGNVLFDYAETEKFVIFGTSAKYIDAVRKGGLTPRQSHDLSSLRLMTSTGSPLSPEGFTFVYEGIKKDVQLASISGGTDIVSCFVLGNPLQPVWRGEIQGPGLGLAVDVWNDDGKPVRGEKGELVCTKAFPSMPVMFWNDPDGAKYRAAYFDRFDDVWCHGDFAEWTEHGGLIIHGRSDATLNPGGVRIGTAEIYNQVEQMEEVAEALCIGQEWDDDVRVILFVRLAAGVTLTEDLVKAIKTRIRTGASPRHVPAKVIAVADIPRTKSGKIVELAVREVVHGRPVKNQEALANPEALRLFSGLEELRS